The following proteins are co-located in the Callospermophilus lateralis isolate mCalLat2 chromosome 8, mCalLat2.hap1, whole genome shotgun sequence genome:
- the C8H4orf17 gene encoding uncharacterized protein C4orf17 homolog, with protein MQKNFKSPTSVLQFESKSNPIVTRNGSCFLVRHTPHPRRVCHIKGLNNIPICTVNDDELALGALYGVSQFDQLEKDEIPLAKCNYPPSPAAPESPVRGVSPAQSRLKMPPRPHSEPCRKLNECFKTSSENPLVIKKEEIKVKKSPSPPNACYTAGSCSSEAMSTKADVKENTVCIPNYLDQEIKILAKLCDILHTDSLAEVTQWLLHASTKEKEWISALIHSELAEIHLLSRHRRNTPVEPAGETGKPSAVKSPTTIKSPPNSPAKSKVLTGAKDGYQPTRASSQESAGNKEVAKGAEHKTPLFIRKNHMKIPIAEYFSKPKSPFRSNNQESYIIGSAKPMSARSIQGYNLCPQNLSYPLTYQR; from the exons ATGCAAAAGAACTTCAAATCCCCAACTTCTGTTCTTCAGTTTGAGAGCAAAAGCAACCCTATTGTGACTAGAAATGGGAGTTGTTTTCTAGTTAGGCATACCCCTCATCCCAGAAGAGTCTGCCATATCAAAG GTTTGAATAACATTCCGATCTGTACTGTGAATGACGATGAGCTTGCTCTCGGAGCCCTGTATGGTGTTAGCCAGTTTGACCAGTTAGAGAAGGATGAGATACCACTTGCCAAATGCAATTATCCACCGAGTCCTGCTGCCCCAGAGAGTCCTGTCAGAGGAGTGTCACCAGCCCAAAGCAGACTCAAAATGCCCCCAAGACCTCATTCAG AGCCCTGCAGAAAACTCAATGAGTGCTTCAAAACTTCCAGTGAAAATCCCTTAGTAATTAAAAAG gaaGAAATTAAGGTTAAAAAGTCACCATCACCTCCAAATGCATGCTATACTGCTGGATCCTGCTCTTCAGAGGCAATGAGCACCAAGGCTGATGTCAAAGAGAACACTGTTTGCATACCAAACTATCTGGATCAAGAAATAAAG ATCTtggcaaagctctgtgacattttaCATACTGATTCTCTGGCAGAAGTTACACAGTGGCTGCTTCATGCAAGTACAAAAG aaaaagAGTGGATCTCAGCTTTGATTCATTCTGAGCTGGCTGAGATACATTTATTGAGTCGCCACAGAAGaaacaccccagtggaaccagcaGGAGAGACTGGGAAGCCATCTGCAGTTAAATCACCCACTACGATCAAATCTCCCCCAAATTCACCTGCAAAGTCAAAGGTGCTGACTGGAGCTAAGGATGGATATCAACCAACCAG AGCATCAAGCCAAGAATCTGCAGGAAATAAGGAAGTAGCAAAAG GAGCTGAGCACAAGACCCCATTGTTTATAAGAAAAAACCACATGAAAATACCTATTGCAGAATATTTCAGCAAACCAAAGTCTCCTTTCAGGTCTAATAATCAGGAGAGTTATATTATTGGGTCAGCAAAACCAATGTCTGCAAGGAGTATACAAGGATACAATCTTTGTCCTCAAAATTTGTCTTATCCTTTAACATACCAAAGGTAG